One Desulfuromonas thiophila genomic window carries:
- a CDS encoding divergent polysaccharide deacetylase family protein: protein MSSPNKNKPKKSRASRRRRKSRLLRRWTPTRLSLAVILLLTAVLLAILLWLAGRPQPARHSVPTPAAPVITPVRPFIAPPPASPAVVIPPPATVPAPVLSPWPEEPPASEIEPPPDPAQLPLAPATPATQVIKPPPATPPLVLPSRGSTPVRLAIIMDDVGENLQRARQVLALNLPVTLSIIPGLSHSRTIMELAQRQGHEVMVHLPMEPLGYPQTDPGPGALLLSLDGTEIRHRTRAFLSQLPAATGCNNHMGSAFTQDAACMQAALEEIARAGLFFIDSLTSPASVAADQARQLGIATARRDVFLDNVQDVAAISRQLDQLLRRARQQGQAIGICHPHKETVLALQAFARQVRHSDIEVVPASALVH, encoded by the coding sequence ATGAGTTCGCCAAACAAGAACAAACCAAAAAAGTCGCGGGCAAGCCGGCGGCGGCGTAAAAGTCGCCTGCTGCGCCGCTGGACACCGACCCGCCTCAGCCTCGCTGTCATCCTGCTGCTGACCGCCGTCTTGCTGGCCATCTTACTGTGGCTGGCTGGTCGCCCCCAGCCCGCGCGACATTCCGTGCCAACGCCGGCAGCCCCCGTGATCACCCCGGTCAGGCCGTTCATTGCGCCGCCTCCTGCCAGCCCGGCCGTCGTCATCCCGCCACCGGCAACCGTGCCTGCGCCGGTCCTTTCACCCTGGCCGGAGGAACCGCCGGCTAGCGAAATCGAGCCGCCACCAGACCCGGCTCAGCTGCCGCTCGCCCCCGCCACTCCAGCCACACAGGTGATCAAGCCACCGCCTGCCACACCACCGCTGGTCCTGCCGTCACGCGGCAGCACTCCGGTGCGGCTGGCCATCATCATGGACGATGTCGGTGAAAACCTGCAGCGTGCCCGTCAGGTGCTGGCATTGAATCTACCGGTCACCCTGTCCATCATTCCCGGCCTGAGCCACTCCCGCACCATCATGGAACTGGCCCAGCGTCAAGGACACGAAGTCATGGTACATCTGCCCATGGAGCCACTGGGCTATCCGCAGACGGATCCCGGTCCCGGCGCCCTGCTGCTCAGCCTGGACGGCACCGAAATCAGACATCGTACCCGCGCCTTTCTGTCCCAGCTACCAGCGGCAACAGGGTGCAACAACCATATGGGTTCGGCCTTCACCCAGGATGCCGCCTGTATGCAGGCCGCGCTGGAAGAGATCGCCAGGGCCGGACTGTTCTTCATCGACAGCCTGACCAGCCCGGCCTCCGTTGCCGCGGATCAGGCCCGCCAGCTGGGCATCGCTACCGCCCGACGGGATGTATTTCTTGACAATGTGCAGGATGTTGCCGCCATTAGCCGGCAGCTCGATCAGCTGCTGCGCCGTGCCCGGCAGCAGGGTCAGGCCATCGGCATCTGCCATCCCCACAAAGAAACCGTGCTGGCCCTGCAGGCGTTTGCCCGTCAGGTGCGCCACAGCGATATCGAGGTGGTCCCCGCCTCGGCACTGGTGCATTAG